The Mytilus galloprovincialis chromosome 7, xbMytGall1.hap1.1, whole genome shotgun sequence genome has a window encoding:
- the LOC143083670 gene encoding dynamin-binding protein-like isoform X2, producing the protein MPVVTPGQIVFGAIENFPAQQDGDLEFRKGMVIEGTERIDDNWWRGKIGTQSGIFPTTHVIELEVPQALRDRAASVHSSEPMFAQALCDSAAQLDEELGFHAGDIVTVTEIIDDDWYYGELGDKKGIFLSSCVELMQDTYALAEHAEHNQSKESLQNTIDNSKILTRQTAVDQQVSLSSPDNVQKIDLKGDNIADVNANISNQTESYSDFSSGLSESSEYNTQFSYTNENTRSLESSISPYGMTLFSFVGESPNELSFNENEIVYLIQHVDAQWIEGQIDDKIGIFPANFVSIVVDCPYAYDIDQDINEAEEIESIAMGIENESSPQNSVTIGDGFSQRLETEIELSPLEQYGLVLYDFTAEVDGDLSVFAGETLEIVKNVDSNWVQAKNDNGKIGMIPKQFLDIVDEPQNLPPCDTKIISSSDSDFSSKKCDSNICDKSEPKSVEIDAQLSKPTKNDLGPKKEPLPSEIYKIPTYTPCSKTGSFRKPSLPTKPKPSLAPKPILKPKPLSPKPVSVLKNKSGPSKTVNSAITITTTTAKDDQSLNKSLVERFVTEDEAASQIPKSKSSTDVSILKNGTKNEENRISIDCSAAFGEIDSIVNTEMEKEIKKSESSNIDFDDSGENRIAEIKNKRTVSFSKPNHIENKKRHSVNFPLSNFRTMDCGMNKRSNRQSLAIPLKPQIEQKSTKVGYSTFFTDFSSEEISPVKAVPMRKPPPPPQKTESFDFTRKPSLRKPPPPRPSVPKDRPLSPPRPDEGPVPSQKSKKAGKTKKSQEKRPRPHITPTRPAPQRPVPGQAARRPPPKPPVSDNLMSFSPTKEEPDDTNFEIIEDLKQRIKEVETDLERYKKNKEELEIEHTEDGNSSEVHDNIEFYIANIEGLTNELDSLKENLHKVLPSSELDEVARKMAEEERKKEEEQRKEEDRKKAEEQRIKRREKREKVIDELIQTERDFLHGLHLCIETFVSPTADKCPDVDVDAVFGNIEDVADVSQRLLTLLEDAVNGKDFEDQLLGSCFIKLSEDMKNAYAPYCRNHDEVISILEKYREEPSIKQYFTGKLNELREQIVVFDLEALLIKPVQRILKYPLLLNELIKSTEDSHEDKLEVLNGINAMTDVAAAINEYKRRKDLVFKYKRETDQSLGDMLGKLTLHTLKKKGSRFKGRLSTNLGISPQTKDEEFDKEEIKFREMEKTVKIFTKDVQTYMDSLQESYSSHEGLVIDLVDFYDEKPCPDVTKYQRLFKIIQDKYLPEFTSIVAEIVVVPLSKLMVFFNGPNKVIQKRYDKLLDYDSMQRKEEKGSEKSLQAAKSTYEALNAQLLDELPKMYSLSFNLLKDCISTFIRAQRQFNTSIMDSMTEIIDMPLLLQTEGTVVDSFNIHHVAMIDKMSLLRIIPKGFNPKMETLGKPVVGKTTDKKSKRMSMDTTSSLPSPVATTAQSDSQRVFVQQKYPADKLYHVTSTYTATDLMDLSVMEGDCVGLIMDKDPMGNKDRWFIDNGAAKGFVPKTILKLHSQATTPSSQNLYPSMDQTPVLAADETSNVIDQKSELSSPHVSVSDYSIEQNLSNQNEEEDELDFALDEDMSPNISSEEFYYAAFPFEARNGNEISMFEGQVVTVLIKHDQENNIEWWYVDADGVKGYAPANYLQPMK; encoded by the exons ATGCCTGTCGTAACTCCAGGACAAATAGTGTTTGGTGCTATTGAGAACTTCCCAGCTCAACAAGATGGGGATTTGGAATTTAGAAAAg GAATGGTTATAGAGGGTACAGAAAGAATTGATGATAACTGGTGGAGGGGTAAAATTGGAACACAGTCTGGAATTTTTCCAACCACCCATGTCATAGAACTTGAAGTTCCCCAAGCTTTAAGAGATAGAGCTGCCAGTGTGCATTCTTCAGAGCCTATGTTTGCCCAAGCTCTGTGTGACTCTGCGGCTCAATTAGATGAAGAATTGGGTTTTCATGCAGGGGATATTGTCACAGTAACAGAAATTATCGATGATGACTGGTATTATGGTGAGCTTGGTGATAAAAAGGGCATTTTTTTGTCGTCTTGTGTTGAACTTATGCAAGACACATATGCATTGGCTGAGCATGCTGAGCACAACCAATCAAAAGAATCTTTACAAAATACTATAGACAattcaaaaatattaacaagaCAAACTGCTGTTGACCAGCAAGTGTCTTTAAGTAGCCCTGACAATGTACAAAAGATTGacttaaagggagataatattgCTGATGTGAATGCAAACATTAGTAACCAAACTGAAAGTTATTCTGACTTTTCTTCGGGACTTAGTGAATCTTCTGAATATAACACACAATTTTCCTATACCAATGAGAATACAAGGAGTCTGGAATCTTCTATCTCGCCATATGGAATGACTCTTTTTTCTTTTGTCGGAGAGTCACCAAATGAACTAtcctttaatgaaaatgaaatcgTTTATTTAATTCAACATGTGGATGCTCAGTGGATTGAAGGACAAATTGATGATAAAATAGGAATATTTCCTGCAAATTTTGTATCCATTGTCGTGGATTGCCCGTATGCATATGACATTGATCAGGATATAAATGAAGCGGAAGAAATTGAAAGTATCGCAATGGGTATTGAAAATGAAAGCTCTCCTCAAAATTCTGTTACCATTGGTGATGGTTTTAGCCAAAGACTTGAAACTGAGATTGAATTGTCTCCCCTTGAACAATATGGTTTAGTTTTATATGACTTCACTGCAGAAGTTGATGGCGATTTATCAGTGTTTGCTGGAGAAACATTAGAAATTGTGAAAAATGTGGATAGTAATTGGGTTCAAGCAAAAAACGACAATGGGAAAATTGGCATGATCCCAAAACAATTTTTAGACATTGTTGATGAGCCTCAAAATCTACCGCCATGTGATACCAAAATTATTTCAAGTAGTGATAGTGATTTTAGTTCAAAGAAATGTGATTCAAATATCTGTGATAAATCAGAACCAAAAAGTGTAGAAATTGATGCACAATTAAGTAAACCTACAAAAAATGATTTAGGTCCAAAAAAAGAACCTTTACCTTCAGAGATTTACAAAATACCAACTTACACTCCATGCTCAAAAACTGGATCTTTTAGAAAGCCTTCTCTTCCCACGAAACCTAAACCAAGTCTTGCCCCAAAGCCTATTCTTAAGCCGAAACCATTGAGTCCAAAACCTGtaagtgttttaaaaaataaatctggtCCGAGCAAAACAGTCAATAGTGCAATTACAATAACCACAACAACAGCAAAGGATGACCAGAGTCTAAATAAGTCTTTAGTAGAAAGATTCGTAACGGAAGATGAAGCTGCTAGTCAAATTCCAAAATCTAAGTCATCGACTGATGTATCTATTTTGAAAAATGGGACAAAAAATGAGGAAAATCGCATTTCTATTGACTGTTCAGCAGCTTTTGGTGAAATTGATTCAATCGTGAATACAGAAATGGAAAAAGAGATTAAAAAATCTGAATCTTCCAACATTGATTTCGATGATTCTGGGGAGAATAGAATTgcagaaataaaaaacaaaagaactgTGTCTTTCAGCAAACCAaatcatattgaaaataaaaagaggcATTCTGTTAATTTTCCGTTATCTAATTTTCGTACCATGGATTGTGGTATGAATAAAAGAAGTAATAGACAATCATTGGCTATTCCACTAAAACCgcaaattgaacaaaaaagtacCAAAGTTGGGtattcaacatttttcactgaTTTTTCTTCAGAGGAAATTTCACCAGTGAAAGCTGTTCCAATGAGAAAACCACCCCCTCCTCCACAAAAAACAGAATCATTTGATTTCACTAGGAAACCGTCATTGCGGAAGCCACCACCTCCACGACCTTCAGTCCCGAAAGATAGACCTTTGTCTCCACCCAGACCAGATGAAGGGCCTGTACCATCACAGAAGTCTAAAAAGGCAGGGAAAACAAAGAAGAGTCAAGAAAAGAGACCTAGACCACATATAACACCAACAAGGCCAGCACCACAGCGCCCAGTGCCTGGACAAGCTGCCCGACGACCACCACCCAAACCACCTGTGTCTGATAATTTGATGTCATTTAGTCCTACAAAAGAAGAACCTG ATGATACAAACTTTGAAATTATAGAAGATTTGAAACAAAGAATAAAAGAAGTGGAAACAGACCTAGAG cgatacaagaaaaataaagaagagTTAGAAATTGAGCACACAGAAGATGGGAATAGTTCAGAAGTTCATGACAATATAGAATTTTACATCGCTAATATTGAGGGGCTAACAAATGAGTTAGATAGTCTTAAAG AAAATCTTCACAAAGTTTTACCAAGCTCAGAACTGGATGAAGTAGCTAGAAAAATGGCTGaggaagaaagaaagaaagaagaagAACAGAGAAAAGAGGAAGACAGAAAGAAAGCAGAGGAACAAAGGATAAAGAGAAGAGAAAAAAGAGAGAAGGTTATAGATGAGCTGATCCAGACGGAAAGAGATTTCCTTCATGGACTACATCTGTGTATTGAGACTTTTGTTAGTCCAACAGCAGACAAG TGCccagatgtagatgtagatgcaGTATTTGGTAACATAGAAGATGTGGCTGACGTTTCACAAAGACTCCTCACTTTGTTAGAGGATGCTGTTAATGGAAAGGATTTTGAAGATCAGTTGTTag GATCTTGTTTTATTAAACTTAGTGAAGATATGAAGAATGCTTATGCCCCTTATTGTAGAAATCATGATGAAGTTATATCTATTCTTGAAAAG TACAGAGAAGAGCCTTCAATCAAGCAGTATTTTACTGGAAAGTTGAATGAATTACGAGAACAAATTGTTGTATTTGACCTTGAGGCTTTACTGATCAAACCTGTACAGAGAATTCTCAAATATCCTCTGTTGCTGAATGAATTGATAAAG AGCACAGAAGATAGCCATGAAGACAAGTTGGAGGTATTGAACGGTATAAACGCTATGACAGATGTGGCTGCCGCCATTAATGAATACAAACGTAGGAAAGATTTGG TATTCAAATATAAGAGGGAAACAGACCAATCACTTGGAGACATGTTGGGCAAGCTTACTTTACACACTTTGAAAAAGAAAGGAAGTAGGTTTAAAGGGAGGCTATCCACTAATCTTGGAATTTCTCCTCAG ACCAAAGATGAAGAATTTGATAAGGAGGAAATAAAGTTTAGAGAAAtggaaaaaactgtcaaaatatttacaaaggatGTACAAACTTACATGGATAGTTTACAG GAATCCTATAGCAGTCATGAAGGGTTGGTGATAGACCTAGTAGATTTCTATGATGAGAAACCCTGTCCTGATGTCACCAAATATCAGAGACTCTTCAAAATTATTCAGGATAAATACCTTCCAGAGTTT ACTTCCATAGTTGCAGAAATTGTTGTTGTTCCTCTCAGCAAGCTAATGGTATTTTTTAATGGTCCAAATAAAGTGATacaaaaaagatatgataaaCTTTTAGATTACGATTCCATGCAGAGGAAAGAGGAAAAG GGATCAGAGAAATCTCTGCAGGCAGCCAAGAGTACCTATGAAGCTTTAAATGCACAGCTCCTGGATGAACTGCCAAAGATGTACAGTCTGTCATTTAATTTGCTGAAGGATTGTATAAGTACTTTTATCAGGGCTCAAAGACAGTTTAATACCAGTATAATGGACAGTATGACAGAAATTATAGAC ATGCCGCTGCTATTACAAACAGAAGGTACTGTTGTTGACAGCTTTAATATCCACCATGTGGCCATGATTGACAAAATGTCTTTACTACGCATAATACCAAAGGGCTTTAACCCGAAGATGGAAACATTAGGGAAACCAGTGGTAGGAAAAACGACAGACAAGAAATCCAAACGGATGTCAATGGACACTACTTCTTCACTGCCTTCTCCT gttGCAACTACTGCACAAAGTGATAGTCAACGAGTGTTTGTACAACAGAAATACCCTGCAGACAAACTGTACCATGTGACTAGCACCTACACGGCCACTGATTTAATGGATCTTTCTGTAATGGAGGGAGATTGTGTGGGGTTGATCATGGATAAAGATCCAATGGGAAATAAAGATCGATGGTTTATTGATAATGGTG ctgCAAAAGGTTTTGTTcctaaaacaatattaaaacttcATAGCCAGGCAACCACACCTTCATCTCAGAACTTATACCCATCCATGGATCAGACTCCTGTGTTGGCGGCAGATGAAACAAGCAATGTGATTGATCAGAAATCTGAATTGTCTTCTCCACATGTTTCTGTATCAGACTATTCCATTGAACAAaatttatccaatcaaaatgaagaGGAAGATGAGTTAGACTTTGCTTTAGATGAAGATATGAGTCCAAATATATCATCAGAAGAG TTTTACTATGCAGCATTCCCGTTTGAAGCTAGAAATGGCAATGAAATTTCAATGTTTGAAGGCCAGGTGGTAACAGTATTGATTAAACATGATCAGGAAAATAATATTGAATGGTGGTATGTGGATGCTGATGGAGTCAAAGGTTATGCACCTGCCAATTATCTTCAGCCAATGAAATGA
- the LOC143083670 gene encoding uncharacterized protein LOC143083670 isoform X1 — protein sequence MPVVTPGQIVFGAIENFPAQQDGDLEFRKGMVIEGTERIDDNWWRGKIGTQSGIFPTTHVIELEVPQALRDRAASVHSSEPMFAQALCDSAAQLDEELGFHAGDIVTVTEIIDDDWYYGELGDKKGIFLSSCVELMQDTYALAEHAEHNQSKESLQNTIDNSKILTRQTAVDQQVSLSSPDNVQKIDLKGDNIADVNANISNQTESYSDFSSGLSESSEYNTQFSYTNENTRSLESSISPYGMTLFSFVGESPNELSFNENEIVYLIQHVDAQWIEGQIDDKIGIFPANFVSIVVDCPYAYDIDQDINEAEEIESIAMGIENESSPQNSVTIGDGFSQRLETEIELSPLEQYGLVLYDFTAEVDGDLSVFAGETLEIVKNVDSNWVQAKNDNGKIGMIPKQFLDIVDEPQNLPPCDTKIISSSDSDFSSKKCDSNICDKSEPKSVEIDAQLSKPTKNDLGPKKEPLPSEIYKIPTYTPCSKTGSFRKPSLPTKPKPSLAPKPILKPKPLSPKPVSVLKNKSGPSKTVNSAITITTTTAKDDQSLNKSLVERFVTEDEAASQIPKSKSSTDVSILKNGTKNEENRISIDCSAAFGEIDSIVNTEMEKEIKKSESSNIDFDDSGENRIAEIKNKRTVSFSKPNHIENKKRHSVNFPLSNFRTMDCGMNKRSNRQSLAIPLKPQIEQKSTKVGYSTFFTDFSSEEISPVKAVPMRKPPPPPQKTESFDFTRKPSLRKPPPPRPSVPKDRPLSPPRPDEGPVPSQKSKKAGKTKKSQEKRPRPHITPTRPAPQRPVPGQAARRPPPKPPVSDNLMSFSPTKEEPDDTNFEIIEDLKQRIKEVETDLEKFMDKKKKHANQNVTVSVRYKKNKEELEIEHTEDGNSSEVHDNIEFYIANIEGLTNELDSLKENLHKVLPSSELDEVARKMAEEERKKEEEQRKEEDRKKAEEQRIKRREKREKVIDELIQTERDFLHGLHLCIETFVSPTADKCPDVDVDAVFGNIEDVADVSQRLLTLLEDAVNGKDFEDQLLGSCFIKLSEDMKNAYAPYCRNHDEVISILEKYREEPSIKQYFTGKLNELREQIVVFDLEALLIKPVQRILKYPLLLNELIKSTEDSHEDKLEVLNGINAMTDVAAAINEYKRRKDLVFKYKRETDQSLGDMLGKLTLHTLKKKGSRFKGRLSTNLGISPQTKDEEFDKEEIKFREMEKTVKIFTKDVQTYMDSLQESYSSHEGLVIDLVDFYDEKPCPDVTKYQRLFKIIQDKYLPEFTSIVAEIVVVPLSKLMVFFNGPNKVIQKRYDKLLDYDSMQRKEEKGSEKSLQAAKSTYEALNAQLLDELPKMYSLSFNLLKDCISTFIRAQRQFNTSIMDSMTEIIDMPLLLQTEGTVVDSFNIHHVAMIDKMSLLRIIPKGFNPKMETLGKPVVGKTTDKKSKRMSMDTTSSLPSPVATTAQSDSQRVFVQQKYPADKLYHVTSTYTATDLMDLSVMEGDCVGLIMDKDPMGNKDRWFIDNGAAKGFVPKTILKLHSQATTPSSQNLYPSMDQTPVLAADETSNVIDQKSELSSPHVSVSDYSIEQNLSNQNEEEDELDFALDEDMSPNISSEEFYYAAFPFEARNGNEISMFEGQVVTVLIKHDQENNIEWWYVDADGVKGYAPANYLQPMK from the exons ATGCCTGTCGTAACTCCAGGACAAATAGTGTTTGGTGCTATTGAGAACTTCCCAGCTCAACAAGATGGGGATTTGGAATTTAGAAAAg GAATGGTTATAGAGGGTACAGAAAGAATTGATGATAACTGGTGGAGGGGTAAAATTGGAACACAGTCTGGAATTTTTCCAACCACCCATGTCATAGAACTTGAAGTTCCCCAAGCTTTAAGAGATAGAGCTGCCAGTGTGCATTCTTCAGAGCCTATGTTTGCCCAAGCTCTGTGTGACTCTGCGGCTCAATTAGATGAAGAATTGGGTTTTCATGCAGGGGATATTGTCACAGTAACAGAAATTATCGATGATGACTGGTATTATGGTGAGCTTGGTGATAAAAAGGGCATTTTTTTGTCGTCTTGTGTTGAACTTATGCAAGACACATATGCATTGGCTGAGCATGCTGAGCACAACCAATCAAAAGAATCTTTACAAAATACTATAGACAattcaaaaatattaacaagaCAAACTGCTGTTGACCAGCAAGTGTCTTTAAGTAGCCCTGACAATGTACAAAAGATTGacttaaagggagataatattgCTGATGTGAATGCAAACATTAGTAACCAAACTGAAAGTTATTCTGACTTTTCTTCGGGACTTAGTGAATCTTCTGAATATAACACACAATTTTCCTATACCAATGAGAATACAAGGAGTCTGGAATCTTCTATCTCGCCATATGGAATGACTCTTTTTTCTTTTGTCGGAGAGTCACCAAATGAACTAtcctttaatgaaaatgaaatcgTTTATTTAATTCAACATGTGGATGCTCAGTGGATTGAAGGACAAATTGATGATAAAATAGGAATATTTCCTGCAAATTTTGTATCCATTGTCGTGGATTGCCCGTATGCATATGACATTGATCAGGATATAAATGAAGCGGAAGAAATTGAAAGTATCGCAATGGGTATTGAAAATGAAAGCTCTCCTCAAAATTCTGTTACCATTGGTGATGGTTTTAGCCAAAGACTTGAAACTGAGATTGAATTGTCTCCCCTTGAACAATATGGTTTAGTTTTATATGACTTCACTGCAGAAGTTGATGGCGATTTATCAGTGTTTGCTGGAGAAACATTAGAAATTGTGAAAAATGTGGATAGTAATTGGGTTCAAGCAAAAAACGACAATGGGAAAATTGGCATGATCCCAAAACAATTTTTAGACATTGTTGATGAGCCTCAAAATCTACCGCCATGTGATACCAAAATTATTTCAAGTAGTGATAGTGATTTTAGTTCAAAGAAATGTGATTCAAATATCTGTGATAAATCAGAACCAAAAAGTGTAGAAATTGATGCACAATTAAGTAAACCTACAAAAAATGATTTAGGTCCAAAAAAAGAACCTTTACCTTCAGAGATTTACAAAATACCAACTTACACTCCATGCTCAAAAACTGGATCTTTTAGAAAGCCTTCTCTTCCCACGAAACCTAAACCAAGTCTTGCCCCAAAGCCTATTCTTAAGCCGAAACCATTGAGTCCAAAACCTGtaagtgttttaaaaaataaatctggtCCGAGCAAAACAGTCAATAGTGCAATTACAATAACCACAACAACAGCAAAGGATGACCAGAGTCTAAATAAGTCTTTAGTAGAAAGATTCGTAACGGAAGATGAAGCTGCTAGTCAAATTCCAAAATCTAAGTCATCGACTGATGTATCTATTTTGAAAAATGGGACAAAAAATGAGGAAAATCGCATTTCTATTGACTGTTCAGCAGCTTTTGGTGAAATTGATTCAATCGTGAATACAGAAATGGAAAAAGAGATTAAAAAATCTGAATCTTCCAACATTGATTTCGATGATTCTGGGGAGAATAGAATTgcagaaataaaaaacaaaagaactgTGTCTTTCAGCAAACCAaatcatattgaaaataaaaagaggcATTCTGTTAATTTTCCGTTATCTAATTTTCGTACCATGGATTGTGGTATGAATAAAAGAAGTAATAGACAATCATTGGCTATTCCACTAAAACCgcaaattgaacaaaaaagtacCAAAGTTGGGtattcaacatttttcactgaTTTTTCTTCAGAGGAAATTTCACCAGTGAAAGCTGTTCCAATGAGAAAACCACCCCCTCCTCCACAAAAAACAGAATCATTTGATTTCACTAGGAAACCGTCATTGCGGAAGCCACCACCTCCACGACCTTCAGTCCCGAAAGATAGACCTTTGTCTCCACCCAGACCAGATGAAGGGCCTGTACCATCACAGAAGTCTAAAAAGGCAGGGAAAACAAAGAAGAGTCAAGAAAAGAGACCTAGACCACATATAACACCAACAAGGCCAGCACCACAGCGCCCAGTGCCTGGACAAGCTGCCCGACGACCACCACCCAAACCACCTGTGTCTGATAATTTGATGTCATTTAGTCCTACAAAAGAAGAACCTG ATGATACAAACTTTGAAATTATAGAAGATTTGAAACAAAGAATAAAAGAAGTGGAAACAGACCTAGAG AAATTCAtggacaaaaagaaaaaacatgcGAATCAAAATGTCACGGTGTCTGTG cgatacaagaaaaataaagaagagTTAGAAATTGAGCACACAGAAGATGGGAATAGTTCAGAAGTTCATGACAATATAGAATTTTACATCGCTAATATTGAGGGGCTAACAAATGAGTTAGATAGTCTTAAAG AAAATCTTCACAAAGTTTTACCAAGCTCAGAACTGGATGAAGTAGCTAGAAAAATGGCTGaggaagaaagaaagaaagaagaagAACAGAGAAAAGAGGAAGACAGAAAGAAAGCAGAGGAACAAAGGATAAAGAGAAGAGAAAAAAGAGAGAAGGTTATAGATGAGCTGATCCAGACGGAAAGAGATTTCCTTCATGGACTACATCTGTGTATTGAGACTTTTGTTAGTCCAACAGCAGACAAG TGCccagatgtagatgtagatgcaGTATTTGGTAACATAGAAGATGTGGCTGACGTTTCACAAAGACTCCTCACTTTGTTAGAGGATGCTGTTAATGGAAAGGATTTTGAAGATCAGTTGTTag GATCTTGTTTTATTAAACTTAGTGAAGATATGAAGAATGCTTATGCCCCTTATTGTAGAAATCATGATGAAGTTATATCTATTCTTGAAAAG TACAGAGAAGAGCCTTCAATCAAGCAGTATTTTACTGGAAAGTTGAATGAATTACGAGAACAAATTGTTGTATTTGACCTTGAGGCTTTACTGATCAAACCTGTACAGAGAATTCTCAAATATCCTCTGTTGCTGAATGAATTGATAAAG AGCACAGAAGATAGCCATGAAGACAAGTTGGAGGTATTGAACGGTATAAACGCTATGACAGATGTGGCTGCCGCCATTAATGAATACAAACGTAGGAAAGATTTGG TATTCAAATATAAGAGGGAAACAGACCAATCACTTGGAGACATGTTGGGCAAGCTTACTTTACACACTTTGAAAAAGAAAGGAAGTAGGTTTAAAGGGAGGCTATCCACTAATCTTGGAATTTCTCCTCAG ACCAAAGATGAAGAATTTGATAAGGAGGAAATAAAGTTTAGAGAAAtggaaaaaactgtcaaaatatttacaaaggatGTACAAACTTACATGGATAGTTTACAG GAATCCTATAGCAGTCATGAAGGGTTGGTGATAGACCTAGTAGATTTCTATGATGAGAAACCCTGTCCTGATGTCACCAAATATCAGAGACTCTTCAAAATTATTCAGGATAAATACCTTCCAGAGTTT ACTTCCATAGTTGCAGAAATTGTTGTTGTTCCTCTCAGCAAGCTAATGGTATTTTTTAATGGTCCAAATAAAGTGATacaaaaaagatatgataaaCTTTTAGATTACGATTCCATGCAGAGGAAAGAGGAAAAG GGATCAGAGAAATCTCTGCAGGCAGCCAAGAGTACCTATGAAGCTTTAAATGCACAGCTCCTGGATGAACTGCCAAAGATGTACAGTCTGTCATTTAATTTGCTGAAGGATTGTATAAGTACTTTTATCAGGGCTCAAAGACAGTTTAATACCAGTATAATGGACAGTATGACAGAAATTATAGAC ATGCCGCTGCTATTACAAACAGAAGGTACTGTTGTTGACAGCTTTAATATCCACCATGTGGCCATGATTGACAAAATGTCTTTACTACGCATAATACCAAAGGGCTTTAACCCGAAGATGGAAACATTAGGGAAACCAGTGGTAGGAAAAACGACAGACAAGAAATCCAAACGGATGTCAATGGACACTACTTCTTCACTGCCTTCTCCT gttGCAACTACTGCACAAAGTGATAGTCAACGAGTGTTTGTACAACAGAAATACCCTGCAGACAAACTGTACCATGTGACTAGCACCTACACGGCCACTGATTTAATGGATCTTTCTGTAATGGAGGGAGATTGTGTGGGGTTGATCATGGATAAAGATCCAATGGGAAATAAAGATCGATGGTTTATTGATAATGGTG ctgCAAAAGGTTTTGTTcctaaaacaatattaaaacttcATAGCCAGGCAACCACACCTTCATCTCAGAACTTATACCCATCCATGGATCAGACTCCTGTGTTGGCGGCAGATGAAACAAGCAATGTGATTGATCAGAAATCTGAATTGTCTTCTCCACATGTTTCTGTATCAGACTATTCCATTGAACAAaatttatccaatcaaaatgaagaGGAAGATGAGTTAGACTTTGCTTTAGATGAAGATATGAGTCCAAATATATCATCAGAAGAG TTTTACTATGCAGCATTCCCGTTTGAAGCTAGAAATGGCAATGAAATTTCAATGTTTGAAGGCCAGGTGGTAACAGTATTGATTAAACATGATCAGGAAAATAATATTGAATGGTGGTATGTGGATGCTGATGGAGTCAAAGGTTATGCACCTGCCAATTATCTTCAGCCAATGAAATGA